The genomic stretch ATGGTAGGTGAAGGCGGAGCCAGTATGTCCGGTGGTGAGAAGCAGAGAATTTCTATTGCCAGGGCAATACTAAAAGATGCTCCCATAGTAATTCTGGATGAAGCAACGGCAAATGTGGATCCGGAGAATGAGAGCAGACTGCAGGAAGCAATTGCAGAAATGACAAAAAATAAGACGATTATTATGATAGCCCATCGACTTAAGACCGTTCAGAACGCGGAGCAGATACTGGTTTTGGAGGAGGGAAGGATTACACAGAGAGGTACCCATAAACAGCTTTTGTCCCAGGGCGGCTTATATGCCAGATTTGTAGGGATGAGAGAAGAAGCTATGGGCTGGAAGCTGTAGCTTTTAGGTCTTTCCTATCATACAAAATCCATGAATCCCGGTTAAGGCTTAATCCCTTGCCTTGACAGTGTTTCGTGGATTTTGTATTAGTCATTGAGTTCAAATGGAGCTTTTGTAAAATAAGTTTCCCGTGATAAGTAATGGGGTTAAGGCATATTATTAGTGAATATAATAATCGCTGACCAACAGATCTTTTATTATTTCTGTAGGTATTTCGAATTCTACGATTCCCATATAGCCCGGTGCAACATCATATTCGTTAAAGGAAATAACCAGTTTTCCATCTTTATTGATATAGAAGTTCTGGTCTGAGGCGATGGTCTTAAAGTCATCCGTCATACCATCCTCCAGAAAATAAAGCTTGCCATCTTTCCCTTTCATTTGTTCCTTCATCTGATCGATTATATTTTTGCTTATTGTATTAATATATCCGCTGTCCTTAAACAGACTTGAAAGTGTCAATACCAGCTGATTCTTTTTATCAATCGTGTCATAATGGATGCTTTCACTTCCGGAGGCGGCTATTTCAGTTTTTTCACTGGCTAAGACCAGAAGTGCATCCGAATCGAGAACAACCTTGTAATCGGAGAAAAGTGCAGTATTGGCATTCTTTAGATCGTCTGTACCGATTTTATCCAGGAACTCTTCGTACAATCTGGTATTTTCTTCAAGATATTTCTGGTTCAGCATGTCCTCAAGCTCTTTGTCCGACAATCCTGTTACCTGAGGGATATTTAACTGAGCTTCATGATGTTCATCCTTGTAGCTATATTCCCGGAAGGTAACTACTTTTACAAAGCTGCCGATGGCAGGAACCTCTGCCATGGCTTTGGCAGCCGCAGGGCTGATATTTACGGTTATGATAAGCAGTGCGGCCGCAGAAGCAACAGTGGAAATCACACCAGTGGAGAGATGATGTATCCACTTTCTGCAGCGTAATTTAGTCTGTTCCAGTCTAAGGGAGTTTTTTACCAGAAGCTCCAGTTCTTTAGGAATGTCCTGGCTTTCATAAGTATCTTTCAATTTCCTTAATGTTTCATGGGGGATGGTTTTGTTAGTATTGCTTTGGTTATTTTCTTGTATCGAGGTTTCTATTTTTACATTGTTGACGCTGAAGGTTTTATTATTATTTTTCATATTTACCCCTTTCGTAAATACCAAATTTCAAAATTTGATATTCCTCAATCCGTAGTTAAATAGGTTTGTGTGTCTTTAATTCCACTTTAAGCTGTTTCAGTGCAGAATATAGCTTTGTTTTAACTGTGTTTTCATTCTTACCGAGAATCTGTGCGATTTCCTGAAGCTTTAAATCTTCAAAGTATCGCAGTATAATAATGATACGACTCTCAGGAGATAATCTCTCCATGGCATTATGAAGATCCAGGTCTTCATAAGAGTCCTCTGTTTGATAATCTAAATGCTCCCATTCAGCCTCATCCAGATAGGCATATTTTTTATTCTTTCTTATAAAATCCAGAGAAGTATTTATGACGATCCGATAGAACCAGGACTTTACATAAGAAGCCTCCTTTAAAGCTCTTCGGGAGGAAAAGGCCCTGACAATGGAGTCCTGTACAATGTCCAGGGCATCTTCCCGGTTTCTGACATAGCTAAAAGCTAGTCGGTAATAATTGTCCTGATTATGAAGGATAAATTCAGCCAATTCTTCATAAGTGATTTGGAGTTTCATAGTATCCTCTCAATCCGCTGCCCAAAGAGACAGGGTCGTGGAAAATCAGATTGTCTGTACTCACCACTGGCTCTTATAGCGGAAACGTGTTATTATTTGAAGTAACGGGCATGCATGTGTTGTCTTCTATATATAAGACGTATTATGATGGAAAAAAGTTTTATAATAAATAGTATAAGATGAATTATTTACAGGTAAACATTAGACAGGCTTATTAACACTTTAATATATATTAATTTCAATTATAAAAACAGCTGTGTTATAATGAGATAAGATTTTATGGCAGTAGAATAATGCTATCCCTGTTAACATAACAGATATTTGGCGGATAAAACCCTGCCGTTTTGGAGAATAAAAAGCAAGAGCTTATAAGAAAATTATCAGCAGCCTTAGAGTAACATTCAGTGACAGTTGAAGGATAACGTGAGCAAAGATGGGAATGGAGGAACAACATGAGCAGTGTCAGAAGAATATATGTAGAGAAGAAACCGGCATATGCGGTTAGAGCACAGGAGTTACTGGAAGAGATAGAAAATTACCTTGCGATAGGAAGTTTAAAACAGGTTCGGGTGTTAAACCGATATGACCTTGAGAATATCAGCGAGGAGACCATAGAGAGAGCTTTCGGTACGGTATTTTCAGAACCTCCCGTAGATCTTTTGTTTACCGAAGAATTTCCAAAAGAAGAGAAGGATTTCGTATTCTCTGTAGAATATCTACCCGGTCAATTCGACCAGAGAGCAGATTCTGCCGTTCAATGCGTCAAATTATTGTCTCCCAAGGAAGCACCGGTAATTAACTGTGCGACCACCTATGTATTATCCGGTACTCTGACAGAAGAAGAATTCCAGAAAATCAAAGCCTACTGTATCAATCCCGTAGACTCCAGAGAAGCAAAGCGAAAGAAACCGGAAACTCTTGAAACTACTTATAAGGAACCGGAGGACGTAGCTGTTCTGACAGGTTTTACAAGCATGAGCAGTGAGGAGCTGAAGGAGTTTTATAAATCCCTTAACCTTGCCATGACCATCAAGGATTTTCTTCATGTACAGAAGTATTTTGCTTCAGAGGAAAAAAGAGAACCTTCACTTACGGAAATTAAAGTTCTGGACACCTACTGGTCTGACCACTGCAGACATACAACCTTTCTTACAGAGCTTACCAAGGTAAAGATTGAAGACGGTTATTTTAAGAAACCTCTTGAAGAATCATTTCTCAGATACCAAAGAGATCATAAAGAATTGTATCAGGGCAGAGACGATAAATATATGTCCTTGATGGATATAGCACTTATGGCTATGAAAAAGCTGAAGAGCCAGGGAAAGCTTAAGGAGATGGAGGAAAGCGAGGAAATCAATGCCTGCTCCATTATAGTTCCCGTTGAAATGGAAGGAAAGAAAGAGGAGTGGCTGGTATTCTTTAAGAACGAGACACACAACCATCCCACCGAGATAGAACCCTTTGGCGGAGCGGCTACCTGCCTGGGCGGCGCTATAAGAGATCCCTTATCCGGCAGAGGTTATGTCTATCAAGCAATGAGAGTTACCGGTGCGGCAGACCCCAGAGTGGCTATCGAAGATACTCTTAAAGGAAAGCTTCCTCAGAGAAAAATCGTAACTGGTGCG from Anaerocolumna sp. AGMB13020 encodes the following:
- a CDS encoding DUF3298 and DUF4163 domain-containing protein, which encodes MKNNNKTFSVNNVKIETSIQENNQSNTNKTIPHETLRKLKDTYESQDIPKELELLVKNSLRLEQTKLRCRKWIHHLSTGVISTVASAAALLIITVNISPAAAKAMAEVPAIGSFVKVVTFREYSYKDEHHEAQLNIPQVTGLSDKELEDMLNQKYLEENTRLYEEFLDKIGTDDLKNANTALFSDYKVVLDSDALLVLASEKTEIAASGSESIHYDTIDKKNQLVLTLSSLFKDSGYINTISKNIIDQMKEQMKGKDGKLYFLEDGMTDDFKTIASDQNFYINKDGKLVISFNEYDVAPGYMGIVEFEIPTEIIKDLLVSDYYIH
- a CDS encoding RNA polymerase sigma factor; this translates as MKLQITYEELAEFILHNQDNYYRLAFSYVRNREDALDIVQDSIVRAFSSRRALKEASYVKSWFYRIVINTSLDFIRKNKKYAYLDEAEWEHLDYQTEDSYEDLDLHNAMERLSPESRIIIILRYFEDLKLQEIAQILGKNENTVKTKLYSALKQLKVELKTHKPI